One window from the genome of Anser cygnoides isolate HZ-2024a breed goose chromosome 8, Taihu_goose_T2T_genome, whole genome shotgun sequence encodes:
- the EPHX4 gene encoding epoxide hydrolase 4 isoform X1: protein MGGEAAPRGLAPGGAAWQRRGRAGPLRPGRRRESGAALCPAAAAAAAAAAGRGPRGAAGRACRCRCWCLSSGGSWRRRRSQPLPGGGGGARWRDPALRARRPPAGCWRPPGRCSSGRWCTATAGCAPASPGCGCSGASAGGRARRSAGRCGRTLPPASTTPRWAPTATSGSRYSWRHQLREFKSEYRVVALDLRGYGETDAPSHKENYKLDCLITDIKDILESLGYNKCVLIGHDWGGMIAWLVAICYPEMVTKLIVVNFPHPSVFTEYILRHPSQLIKSAYYFFFQMPWFPEFMFTVNDFKVLKSLFTSQATGIGRKGCRLTAEDIEAYLYVFSQPGALTGPINHYRNIFSCLPLQHHEVIMPTLLLWGERDAFMEVDMAEITRIYVKNHFRLTILSEASHWLQQDQPDIVNKLIWTFLKEETTRKRE, encoded by the exons ATGGGAGGCGAGGCTGCCCCGCGTGGCCTGGCGCCGGGGGGAGCCGCTtggcagcgccggggccgggccgggccgctacggccggggcggcggcgggagaGCGGCGCGGCGCTgtgcccggcggcggcggcggcggcggcggcggcggcggggcgagggccgcggggggccgcggggcgggcgtgccgctgccgctgctggTGCCTCAGCTCGGGCGGCtcctggcggcggcggcgctcgcAGCCCCtcccgggcggcggcggcggggcccgatGGCGAGACCCAGCGCTGCgtgcccgccgcccgcccgccggcTGCTGGCGGCCGCCCGGGCGCTGCTCTTCTGGGCGCTGGTGTACGGCTACTGCGGGCTGTGCGCCTGCATCGCCGGGCTGCGGCTGCTCTGGAGCATCGGCCGGCGGCCGGGCGAGACGTTCCGCCGGGCGGTGCGGGAGAACCCTCCCGCCTGCCTCAACGACCCCTCGCTGGGCACCCACTGCTACGTCCGGATCAAG GTATTCTTGGCGCCATCAATTGCGGGAATTTAAAAGCGAATATCGAGTGGTGGCCCTGGATTTGAGAGGTTATGGAGAAACAGATGCTCCTTCTCACAAAGAAAATTACAAGTTAGATTGCCTGATAACAGATATAAAGGATATTTTGGAATCTCTGG GATACAACAAGTGCGTGTTGATTGGCCATGACTGGGGAGGAATGATCGCTTGGTTAGTGGCTATATGTTACCCTGAAATGGTGACTAAGCTGATTGTGGTTAATTTCCCTCATCCTTCTGTGTTTACAG aatacaTTCTACGACATCCATCACAATTGATTAAATCTGCTTACTACTTCTTTTTCCAAATGCCATGGTTTCCTGAATTCATGTTTACAGTAAATGATTTCAAG GTTCTGAAAAGTTTATTTACCAGCCAGGCCACTGGAATTGGAAGGAAAGGCTGCAGATTAACAGCAGAGGATATCGAAGCTTATCTCTACGTCTTTTCACAACCCGGAGCATTAACTGGACCCATCAAccactacagaaatattttcag ctgcctACCTCTGCAGCACCATGAAGTCATCATGCCAACCCTGCTGTTATGGGGAGAAAGAGATGCGTTTATGGAAGTTGATATGGCAGAAATTACACGGATTTATgttaaaaatcatttcagattAACTATTTTGTCTGAAGCCAGTCATTGGCTCCAGCAGGATCAACCTGACATAGTGAACAAGTTGATATGGACCTTTCTAAAGGAAGAGACgacaagaaaaagagaatga
- the EPHX4 gene encoding epoxide hydrolase 4 isoform X2, giving the protein MARPSAACPPPARRLLAAARALLFWALVYGYCGLCACIAGLRLLWSIGRRPGETFRRAVRENPPACLNDPSLGTHCYVRIKDSGLRFHYVAAGERGKPLMLLLHGFPEFWYSWRHQLREFKSEYRVVALDLRGYGETDAPSHKENYKLDCLITDIKDILESLGYNKCVLIGHDWGGMIAWLVAICYPEMVTKLIVVNFPHPSVFTEYILRHPSQLIKSAYYFFFQMPWFPEFMFTVNDFKVLKSLFTSQATGIGRKGCRLTAEDIEAYLYVFSQPGALTGPINHYRNIFSCLPLQHHEVIMPTLLLWGERDAFMEVDMAEITRIYVKNHFRLTILSEASHWLQQDQPDIVNKLIWTFLKEETTRKRE; this is encoded by the exons atGGCGAGACCCAGCGCTGCgtgcccgccgcccgcccgccggcTGCTGGCGGCCGCCCGGGCGCTGCTCTTCTGGGCGCTGGTGTACGGCTACTGCGGGCTGTGCGCCTGCATCGCCGGGCTGCGGCTGCTCTGGAGCATCGGCCGGCGGCCGGGCGAGACGTTCCGCCGGGCGGTGCGGGAGAACCCTCCCGCCTGCCTCAACGACCCCTCGCTGGGCACCCACTGCTACGTCCGGATCAAG GATTCAGGGTTAAGATTCCATTATGTGGCTGCTGGAGAAAGGGGTAAACCACTCATGCTGCTGCTTCATGGCTTTCCAGAATTCTG GTATTCTTGGCGCCATCAATTGCGGGAATTTAAAAGCGAATATCGAGTGGTGGCCCTGGATTTGAGAGGTTATGGAGAAACAGATGCTCCTTCTCACAAAGAAAATTACAAGTTAGATTGCCTGATAACAGATATAAAGGATATTTTGGAATCTCTGG GATACAACAAGTGCGTGTTGATTGGCCATGACTGGGGAGGAATGATCGCTTGGTTAGTGGCTATATGTTACCCTGAAATGGTGACTAAGCTGATTGTGGTTAATTTCCCTCATCCTTCTGTGTTTACAG aatacaTTCTACGACATCCATCACAATTGATTAAATCTGCTTACTACTTCTTTTTCCAAATGCCATGGTTTCCTGAATTCATGTTTACAGTAAATGATTTCAAG GTTCTGAAAAGTTTATTTACCAGCCAGGCCACTGGAATTGGAAGGAAAGGCTGCAGATTAACAGCAGAGGATATCGAAGCTTATCTCTACGTCTTTTCACAACCCGGAGCATTAACTGGACCCATCAAccactacagaaatattttcag ctgcctACCTCTGCAGCACCATGAAGTCATCATGCCAACCCTGCTGTTATGGGGAGAAAGAGATGCGTTTATGGAAGTTGATATGGCAGAAATTACACGGATTTATgttaaaaatcatttcagattAACTATTTTGTCTGAAGCCAGTCATTGGCTCCAGCAGGATCAACCTGACATAGTGAACAAGTTGATATGGACCTTTCTAAAGGAAGAGACgacaagaaaaagagaatga
- the EPHX4 gene encoding epoxide hydrolase 4 isoform X3 has protein sequence MGGEAAPRGLAPGGAAWQRRGRAGPLRPGRRRESGAALCPAAAAAAAAAAGRGPRGAAGRACRCRCWCLSSGGSWRRRRSQPLPGGGGGARWRDPALRARRPPAGCWRPPGRCSSGRWCTATAGCAPASPGCGCSGASAGGRARRSAGRCGRTLPPASTTPRWAPTATSGSRYSWRHQLREFKSEYRVVALDLRGYGETDAPSHKENYKLDCLITDIKDILESLGYNKCVLIGHDWGGMIAWLVAICYPEMVTKLIVVNFPHPSVFTEYILRHPSQLIKSAYYFFFQMPWFPEFMFTVNDFKVLKSLFTSQATGIGRKGCRLTAEDIEAYLYVFSQPGALTGPINHYRNIFRFHIAHWHH, from the exons ATGGGAGGCGAGGCTGCCCCGCGTGGCCTGGCGCCGGGGGGAGCCGCTtggcagcgccggggccgggccgggccgctacggccggggcggcggcgggagaGCGGCGCGGCGCTgtgcccggcggcggcggcggcggcggcggcggcggcggggcgagggccgcggggggccgcggggcgggcgtgccgctgccgctgctggTGCCTCAGCTCGGGCGGCtcctggcggcggcggcgctcgcAGCCCCtcccgggcggcggcggcggggcccgatGGCGAGACCCAGCGCTGCgtgcccgccgcccgcccgccggcTGCTGGCGGCCGCCCGGGCGCTGCTCTTCTGGGCGCTGGTGTACGGCTACTGCGGGCTGTGCGCCTGCATCGCCGGGCTGCGGCTGCTCTGGAGCATCGGCCGGCGGCCGGGCGAGACGTTCCGCCGGGCGGTGCGGGAGAACCCTCCCGCCTGCCTCAACGACCCCTCGCTGGGCACCCACTGCTACGTCCGGATCAAG GTATTCTTGGCGCCATCAATTGCGGGAATTTAAAAGCGAATATCGAGTGGTGGCCCTGGATTTGAGAGGTTATGGAGAAACAGATGCTCCTTCTCACAAAGAAAATTACAAGTTAGATTGCCTGATAACAGATATAAAGGATATTTTGGAATCTCTGG GATACAACAAGTGCGTGTTGATTGGCCATGACTGGGGAGGAATGATCGCTTGGTTAGTGGCTATATGTTACCCTGAAATGGTGACTAAGCTGATTGTGGTTAATTTCCCTCATCCTTCTGTGTTTACAG aatacaTTCTACGACATCCATCACAATTGATTAAATCTGCTTACTACTTCTTTTTCCAAATGCCATGGTTTCCTGAATTCATGTTTACAGTAAATGATTTCAAG GTTCTGAAAAGTTTATTTACCAGCCAGGCCACTGGAATTGGAAGGAAAGGCTGCAGATTAACAGCAGAGGATATCGAAGCTTATCTCTACGTCTTTTCACAACCCGGAGCATTAACTGGACCCATCAAccactacagaaatattttcag ATTTCATATtgctcactggcaccactga